A window of Companilactobacillus allii genomic DNA:
AACTGGTAAAGTTAACAGAACAACTAGTGACGTTAAACTACCAGGGGGAAAAGGAATTAATGTTTCCAGAATCCTCAAGGAATTAAATATTGATTCAACAGCTTTAGGATTTGTTGGTGGATCAACTGGAGAGATGTTCAAGAGTTTATTATCTCAACATGAACTCAAAACTGATTTTACAAATGTTCATGAAGACACTCGTATCAACGTAAAAATAAATGCCATTGAACAAGATGAAGAAACTGAGATAAATGGTACTGGTCCTGCTATTTCAAACGAAGAAAAAACTTCATTTTTAAAACAACTTGAATCCGTAGGAACTGGTGATGTAGTGATTATGTCAGGTAGTCTTCCAAAGAAGTTGCCCGATACATTCTACTTAGATATTGCCAAGATGATTCAAGAAAATGGCGCAGACTTTGTCATTGATACAACTGGACAAGCATTATTAGACACGCTACCACTACATCCCCTAGTCGTTAAACCAAATCATCATGAATTGGCCGAGTTATTCAATACAACGTTTAATTCTGATCAAGAAATTATCGACCATGCTAGAAAGCTATTGGATAAAGGTGCCAAACATGTCTTAGTTTCAATGGCTGGTGATGGAGCTTTACTAGTAACAAAGGATCACGCATATAAGGCTAATGCACCAAAGGGTGTTGTA
This region includes:
- the pfkB gene encoding 1-phosphofructokinase, coding for MIYTITANPSIDYVLQLKDLTTGKVNRTTSDVKLPGGKGINVSRILKELNIDSTALGFVGGSTGEMFKSLLSQHELKTDFTNVHEDTRINVKINAIEQDEETEINGTGPAISNEEKTSFLKQLESVGTGDVVIMSGSLPKKLPDTFYLDIAKMIQENGADFVIDTTGQALLDTLPLHPLVVKPNHHELAELFNTTFNSDQEIIDHARKLLDKGAKHVLVSMAGDGALLVTKDHAYKANAPKGVVINSVGAGDSMIAGFAGTFMKNNDPIESFHIGAACGSATAFSQDIAVKEKIDEVYKAISISELS